The following proteins come from a genomic window of Solwaraspora sp. WMMA2065:
- a CDS encoding LuxR C-terminal-related transcriptional regulator translates to MRTAGQETVAGHHRALRPTAPTNLDPVPLLGSKTAPPAPPAGLLDRPRLTARLEIGTRGPLTLLVAPAGWGKTALLAGWFVDRRARGSAIWLTLEPADRGDRFWSYLHAALAAETARRHPDRPAPPAPGRADPELFLPRFASVIAAQPEPVLLVLDDAHTITDPEVVRGIEFLLRHCRGRLRLVAAGRAEPALALHRYRLTGELTEIRAAELALTLTESARLVGAQGLGPANDQIRELHHRAEGWPAGVRLAGLALQAGERPATVREYVGADPDPAADYLSAEVLAGQAALTHQTLVRTSVLDRVCGPLADELTGRDDGEEQLAAAARDAGGFIVAAGGDPAWYRCHRMLSDVLYAELTSRFPDEIPQLHERAYRWHRAHGRPLAAVRHGLACGDLLGAGQLVDEHWPELLLCGHEDARHTPVPTGRDLGHSGLALAAAVDRLETAGQAPAGPPPDTFGQEPTSIATRLVDAIDGRYHDETLSYADELFATSGLATTTAGAPAGGTETLGERARAVATAMLGTVRFAHGDLVGAEAMLNGLVTAPSTDGYGCPTRYAAGQLALLHARRGELTAAHRIAQQTLVTAACPGRRCAGHAAAAHLALAMVALCRDELPAATRQLDLAAALVVPGTPGTVTGLLPVVRAALRQAEGDFAAVADLLATAPVDRDPPDGQHSRLRRLALAEARMACGDLDGARELLSNEIHDDRSPAVTIALARLHLLADGPADALAVLPQWSAPDGEPPADPLVIQTQRQPMTLLERLNAGLVAAVATHRMGDRRQARELLEQVLDLAAPDGHRLVFNHAGSPARELLVEHLDSPTRHRNLVNDLVDGAGRRHADRHRPAPALTEPLTDRELTVLRYLQGTLSNGEIAAELFLSVNTVKTHVRNIYQKLGAPRRREAVRRARELRLL, encoded by the coding sequence ATGCGCACAGCCGGACAGGAAACCGTGGCGGGACACCATCGCGCGCTCCGGCCGACCGCCCCGACGAACCTCGATCCGGTGCCGCTGCTCGGATCGAAAACCGCCCCGCCTGCTCCACCGGCCGGCCTGCTCGACCGGCCACGGCTGACCGCCCGGTTGGAGATCGGTACGCGTGGCCCGTTGACACTGCTGGTCGCACCGGCCGGATGGGGCAAGACCGCGCTGCTGGCCGGCTGGTTCGTCGACCGACGGGCCAGGGGCAGTGCGATCTGGCTGACTCTCGAGCCCGCCGACCGCGGCGACCGGTTCTGGTCGTACCTGCACGCAGCGCTCGCCGCCGAGACGGCCCGCCGGCACCCGGACCGGCCCGCGCCGCCCGCTCCCGGCCGTGCCGATCCCGAGCTTTTCCTGCCCCGGTTCGCGTCGGTGATCGCCGCCCAGCCGGAGCCGGTCCTGCTGGTGCTGGACGACGCGCACACCATCACCGATCCCGAGGTGGTCCGGGGAATCGAGTTCCTGCTGCGGCACTGCCGTGGGCGGCTGCGTCTGGTGGCGGCCGGCCGCGCCGAACCGGCACTCGCACTGCACCGGTACCGGCTGACCGGTGAGCTGACCGAGATCCGGGCCGCCGAGCTCGCGCTGACCTTGACCGAGAGCGCCCGTCTGGTCGGCGCGCAGGGTCTCGGCCCGGCCAACGACCAGATCCGCGAGCTGCACCACCGGGCCGAGGGGTGGCCGGCCGGGGTGCGGCTGGCTGGCCTGGCGTTGCAGGCTGGCGAGAGACCCGCAACGGTACGGGAGTACGTCGGTGCCGATCCTGACCCGGCCGCCGACTACCTGTCCGCTGAAGTGCTCGCCGGGCAGGCTGCGCTGACACACCAGACACTCGTCCGCACCTCGGTGCTGGACCGGGTCTGCGGGCCGCTGGCCGACGAACTGACCGGGCGCGACGACGGCGAGGAGCAACTGGCCGCGGCCGCCCGCGACGCCGGCGGCTTCATCGTCGCTGCGGGCGGCGACCCGGCCTGGTACCGCTGTCACCGGATGCTCAGCGACGTGCTGTACGCCGAGTTGACCAGCCGGTTCCCTGACGAGATCCCGCAGTTGCACGAGCGGGCGTACCGGTGGCATCGCGCTCACGGCCGGCCACTGGCGGCGGTCCGGCACGGACTGGCCTGCGGTGACCTGCTCGGTGCCGGCCAACTGGTTGACGAGCACTGGCCCGAACTGCTGCTCTGCGGTCACGAGGACGCCCGACACACCCCGGTGCCCACCGGCCGGGACCTTGGCCATTCGGGCCTGGCGCTGGCTGCCGCCGTCGACCGGTTGGAGACCGCCGGCCAGGCGCCGGCCGGGCCGCCGCCGGACACCTTCGGCCAGGAACCGACCAGCATCGCCACCCGGCTCGTGGACGCGATCGACGGGAGATATCACGACGAGACGCTGAGCTACGCCGACGAGTTGTTCGCCACCAGCGGCCTGGCCACGACGACCGCAGGTGCACCGGCCGGGGGCACGGAGACCCTGGGTGAGCGGGCACGCGCGGTGGCGACGGCGATGCTCGGAACCGTCCGGTTCGCGCACGGCGACCTGGTCGGCGCCGAGGCGATGCTGAATGGCCTGGTCACCGCTCCGTCAACCGACGGGTACGGTTGCCCGACCCGGTACGCCGCCGGTCAACTGGCGCTGTTGCATGCCCGGCGGGGCGAGCTGACGGCCGCTCACCGCATCGCCCAGCAGACCCTGGTCACTGCGGCCTGCCCGGGACGTCGGTGTGCCGGCCACGCCGCCGCCGCTCATCTTGCGCTCGCCATGGTCGCCCTGTGCCGCGACGAACTGCCCGCCGCGACCCGGCAGCTGGATCTGGCCGCAGCGCTGGTCGTGCCCGGGACACCGGGGACGGTCACCGGGCTGCTCCCGGTGGTCCGGGCCGCGCTTCGACAGGCGGAGGGGGACTTCGCCGCAGTCGCCGATCTGCTCGCGACGGCACCGGTGGACCGGGACCCGCCCGACGGTCAGCACAGCCGGCTGCGCCGGCTGGCTCTCGCTGAGGCCCGAATGGCCTGCGGCGACCTCGACGGGGCCCGGGAACTGCTGTCGAACGAGATCCACGACGACCGCTCACCGGCGGTGACGATCGCACTGGCCCGGCTGCATCTGCTCGCCGACGGACCGGCCGATGCTCTGGCGGTGCTCCCCCAGTGGTCGGCACCGGACGGTGAACCACCGGCGGACCCGCTGGTGATCCAGACGCAACGCCAGCCGATGACCCTGCTCGAACGGTTGAACGCCGGGCTGGTCGCGGCCGTCGCCACCCACCGGATGGGCGACCGGCGTCAAGCCCGCGAGCTGCTCGAACAGGTGCTTGACCTGGCCGCCCCGGACGGTCACCGGCTGGTGTTCAACCACGCCGGATCTCCCGCGCGGGAGCTGCTGGTCGAGCACCTCGACTCACCGACCCGGCACCGGAACCTGGTCAATGATCTCGTCGACGGTGCCGGTCGGCGGCACGCCGACCGGCACCGTCCGGCGCCAGCGCTGACCGAACCGCTCACCGACCGGGAACTGACCGTACTGCGGTACCTGCAGGGCACGCTGTCCAACGGGGAGATCGCCGCCGAGCTGTTCCTGTCGGTGAACACAGTCAAGACCCACGTCCGCAACATCTACCAGAAGCTCGGTGCCCCCCGCCGCCGGGAAGCCGTACGCCGGGCACGTGAACTGCGTCTGCTCTGA
- a CDS encoding glycosyltransferase family 4 protein produces the protein MIVPPYYELPPPGYGGVEQVCAALVDALVARGNEVTLFGAGSRTGTAANFVSTVRELQSDRLGHSLPELVHLARVDRLIEDDTFDVVHDHTTVGPLAAARRRVPTVVTVHNSPDGELGEYLRGIDRSVALVAISYAQRRVGSGLPWAATVHNGLAAEVRPKPVPADGPVLWLGRFAADKGPDLAIEACRKAGVPLVLAGKATEPSERRYLEDVVQPMLGPDVELLVNPDRQRCWQLLTEARCLLMPIRWEEPFGMVMLEAMACGTPVVALNRGAVPEVVRHGETGMVCTDPAELPEAIEQAGELDPQVCAEHVRLSFSPDLMASRYERIYHRWKYAMSLAVPSDGEPELARRPERDLLPLVVDG, from the coding sequence ATGATCGTGCCGCCTTACTACGAGCTACCTCCGCCCGGCTACGGCGGCGTCGAACAGGTCTGCGCCGCTCTGGTCGACGCGTTGGTCGCCCGGGGCAACGAAGTGACGCTTTTTGGAGCCGGCAGTCGGACCGGGACCGCCGCGAACTTCGTCAGTACCGTCCGGGAGTTGCAGTCCGACCGGCTCGGTCACTCACTGCCGGAACTCGTGCACCTGGCTCGGGTGGACCGGCTGATCGAGGACGACACCTTCGACGTCGTGCACGACCACACCACAGTCGGTCCGCTCGCCGCCGCCCGCCGACGGGTACCGACGGTGGTCACCGTGCACAATTCGCCGGACGGCGAGCTAGGTGAGTATCTGCGTGGTATAGATCGATCCGTCGCATTGGTGGCGATTTCCTACGCGCAGCGTCGAGTGGGTAGCGGCCTGCCGTGGGCAGCGACTGTGCACAACGGATTGGCCGCCGAGGTTCGGCCCAAGCCGGTGCCGGCCGACGGCCCGGTGCTGTGGCTCGGACGTTTCGCCGCGGACAAGGGCCCGGACCTGGCGATCGAAGCCTGCCGCAAGGCCGGAGTGCCGCTCGTTCTCGCCGGCAAGGCGACTGAGCCGTCCGAGCGGCGCTATCTCGAGGACGTCGTCCAGCCGATGCTCGGCCCCGACGTCGAACTGCTGGTCAACCCCGACCGACAGCGGTGTTGGCAGCTACTCACCGAGGCCCGGTGCCTGCTCATGCCGATCCGCTGGGAGGAACCGTTCGGGATGGTGATGCTGGAGGCGATGGCCTGCGGCACCCCGGTCGTCGCCCTCAACCGGGGTGCGGTGCCGGAGGTGGTGCGACACGGCGAGACGGGGATGGTCTGCACCGACCCGGCCGAGCTACCGGAGGCCATCGAGCAGGCCGGGGAACTGGACCCGCAGGTGTGCGCGGAGCACGTACGGCTGTCGTTCTCGCCGGATCTGATGGCGTCCCGGTACGAGCGGATCTACCACCGGTGGAAGTACGCAATGTCGCTCGCGGTGCCGTCCGACGGCGAACCGGAGCTGGCGCGGCGACCGGAGCGCGACCTGTTGCCGCTGGTGGTCGACGGTTGA
- a CDS encoding SpoIIE family protein phosphatase, with the protein MSTAEVTDREPGDGRVCTPESTATAPSGAVPFGATADPRLRHGEPSTATPGGPPGQATVDNFREGLLICDGAGVVRQLDATARRLLPELVLGQAASASGIAGLDLATFDTSSTAELTHHGHRLRLRRVPLAHDRIAWYVDDTTERTARADALLAERARWMFLANASQQLGNPLHEDRAARAAVRLAVPTLGQFAVLVVAPHRGRASWWRASDPGTGGKPPVDGGTIAVDELPPAFTEALRGVEVTSLDWLAEQLVDLGWLFPPPGRDFAVRVAALPGSTHPTGVLLVARPGPVGFDDADLHLLRGFAARAGSALDAAVLYRHQSEVAETLQASLLPAVPRRVPGVQWGTAYRPAPSSLRIGGDFYGAFDLPERGVLFFLGDVSGKGVEAAVFTGQVRQALQALRSVETDPRRLLRLLNESVLETTQAQGQGRFATMVLGSARPARDGGLTLTLAGGGHLPPLVLRGDATVQTVPLSGMLIGVVPQPRIGQLTVDLAPGETCLLYSDGVTEARGGRYGTEQYGLDRLTQALQGCHQMPAPALAERVEQLAGDWLAGREHDDIAVLAVRADPPGHRQRDRHVPVAPDPRRENRR; encoded by the coding sequence GTGAGCACCGCCGAAGTCACGGACCGGGAACCGGGCGATGGGCGGGTCTGTACACCCGAGTCGACGGCGACGGCGCCTTCCGGAGCTGTCCCGTTCGGTGCCACGGCTGACCCGCGACTGCGGCACGGGGAGCCGTCCACCGCGACCCCCGGTGGACCGCCCGGTCAGGCCACCGTCGACAACTTCCGCGAAGGGCTGCTGATCTGCGACGGTGCCGGGGTGGTCCGGCAGCTGGACGCCACCGCCCGACGGCTGCTGCCGGAGCTGGTTCTTGGGCAGGCGGCCTCCGCCAGCGGCATCGCCGGGCTGGACCTGGCTACCTTCGACACCTCCTCTACCGCTGAGCTGACTCACCACGGGCATCGGCTGCGGTTGCGCCGGGTTCCCCTGGCGCACGACCGGATCGCCTGGTATGTCGATGATACGACCGAGCGCACCGCGCGCGCCGACGCTTTGCTCGCCGAGCGGGCCCGCTGGATGTTCCTGGCCAACGCGAGCCAGCAACTCGGCAACCCACTGCATGAGGACCGGGCGGCTCGGGCCGCCGTGCGGCTCGCGGTGCCAACGCTCGGACAGTTCGCGGTGCTGGTGGTCGCACCTCACCGTGGTCGCGCCAGTTGGTGGCGGGCCAGCGACCCGGGTACCGGTGGGAAACCACCGGTCGACGGCGGCACGATCGCGGTGGACGAGTTGCCACCGGCGTTCACCGAGGCGTTGCGTGGCGTCGAGGTGACGTCCCTGGACTGGCTTGCCGAGCAACTCGTCGACCTGGGTTGGCTGTTCCCGCCGCCGGGCCGGGATTTCGCCGTACGGGTCGCCGCCCTGCCGGGCAGCACGCATCCGACCGGTGTGCTGCTGGTCGCCCGACCTGGTCCGGTCGGGTTCGACGACGCCGACCTGCACCTGTTGCGGGGGTTTGCCGCCCGCGCCGGCTCCGCCCTCGACGCCGCGGTGCTCTACCGCCACCAGTCGGAAGTCGCGGAGACCCTGCAGGCTAGCCTGTTGCCGGCGGTGCCCCGACGGGTGCCGGGTGTGCAGTGGGGCACCGCGTACCGGCCGGCCCCGTCGTCGCTGCGTATCGGCGGCGACTTCTACGGCGCATTCGACCTGCCCGAGCGCGGGGTGCTGTTCTTTCTCGGCGACGTCTCCGGGAAGGGCGTTGAAGCGGCGGTGTTCACCGGCCAGGTACGCCAGGCGCTGCAGGCGCTGCGTAGTGTCGAGACCGATCCGAGACGACTGCTCCGGCTGCTCAACGAGTCGGTCCTGGAGACGACTCAGGCCCAGGGGCAGGGCCGGTTCGCGACGATGGTGCTCGGGTCGGCCCGTCCGGCCCGCGACGGTGGTCTGACGCTCACCCTGGCCGGCGGTGGTCACCTTCCGCCGTTGGTGCTGCGCGGCGACGCGACGGTGCAGACGGTGCCGCTCAGCGGCATGCTGATCGGCGTGGTCCCGCAGCCGAGGATCGGCCAGTTGACCGTCGACCTCGCGCCCGGTGAGACGTGCCTGCTCTACAGCGACGGGGTCACCGAGGCCCGTGGCGGGCGGTACGGTACCGAGCAGTACGGTCTCGACCGGCTCACGCAGGCGCTGCAGGGGTGTCATCAGATGCCGGCGCCGGCACTCGCCGAACGGGTGGAGCAGTTGGCGGGGGACTGGCTGGCCGGCCGCGAGCACGACGACATCGCCGTGCTCGCGGTGCGTGCCGATCCGCCTGGCCACCGGCAGCGGGACCGGCATGTGCCCGTGGCGCCCGACCCACGGCGGGAGAACCGACGGTAG
- a CDS encoding cobalamin B12-binding domain-containing protein yields the protein MAEPTPVEVGGAYRALLACLAAADEVAALALADELLAAGVPAESVLLDLIAPAQVQVGRWWQRNEWSVAQEHAATHISELMVAAVTTRAAPRPHRGRVIVACMDGEWHALPPRLVAEVLRLRGWQVTFLGASVPAVHLMTYLHRHDPVAVALACALPMRLPQAHRTVQACQRADVPVLVGGRGFGPDGRWARAMGVAWAPDARAAADLLADSDGDLARTVRATSRLGGEEYAGLVSRRAEIIDVALDDLRHREPSTAGYTTGQWDATIVDLGHLVDFLSAAVYMDDSTLFVDAVDWTAEILGSRGVPVIGVRRTLSAFASTLRDFPRAYQFLLDGRRALDPCDPS from the coding sequence GTGGCCGAACCGACACCTGTCGAGGTAGGTGGCGCGTACCGGGCACTGCTGGCCTGTCTGGCGGCCGCGGACGAGGTCGCTGCGCTGGCGTTGGCCGACGAATTGCTGGCGGCCGGGGTACCGGCCGAATCGGTGCTGCTGGATCTGATCGCGCCGGCTCAGGTCCAGGTCGGCCGATGGTGGCAGCGCAACGAGTGGTCGGTGGCCCAGGAGCATGCAGCGACGCACATCAGTGAGTTGATGGTCGCCGCGGTCACTACCCGGGCCGCGCCCCGGCCACACCGGGGCAGGGTGATCGTGGCCTGCATGGACGGGGAGTGGCACGCGTTGCCTCCCCGACTGGTCGCCGAGGTCCTGCGGCTGCGTGGCTGGCAGGTCACCTTCCTGGGCGCAAGTGTGCCGGCCGTGCACCTGATGACCTATCTGCACCGGCACGACCCGGTGGCGGTGGCACTGGCCTGCGCGTTGCCGATGCGTCTACCGCAGGCGCATCGCACCGTCCAGGCCTGCCAGCGGGCCGACGTGCCGGTCCTGGTCGGCGGCCGGGGCTTCGGACCCGACGGCCGGTGGGCCCGGGCAATGGGGGTTGCGTGGGCTCCGGACGCCCGTGCCGCGGCGGACCTGCTCGCCGACTCCGACGGTGACCTGGCCCGGACCGTCCGGGCGACCAGCCGGCTCGGCGGTGAGGAGTACGCCGGGCTGGTGAGCCGGCGCGCCGAGATCATCGACGTCGCGCTGGACGATCTGCGGCACCGGGAACCGTCGACGGCCGGCTACACCACCGGGCAGTGGGACGCGACGATCGTCGATCTCGGTCACCTGGTGGACTTCCTCTCCGCCGCGGTCTACATGGACGACTCCACGCTGTTCGTCGATGCCGTCGACTGGACGGCCGAGATACTCGGGTCCCGCGGCGTCCCGGTGATCGGGGTACGACGTACTCTGAGTGCATTCGCGAGTACATTGCGCGACTTTCCTCGGGCCTATCAATTTCTGCTCGACGGCCGGCGAGCCCTTGACCCCTGCGATCCAAGCTGA
- a CDS encoding EAL domain-containing protein: MDEAVQAGSEATATVRGDGVDRRLTPLVGLIVCCGLVAMAWAVSGIGAPPSLPALYYPLVLTSLVAVASGCTVPIRIRTPQGISPTSAAVLVSVAVLPAHWVVVCTAVGVAVGRSVARSTPVKVAFATAKESIGALAAAAAAMWAGLVPVLGGTSHLTRSWTVTVVSLCVAALAYAVVDETLPVPVVALADRTSWRRVVRRGARMRAGVKVATLLLALATVVVVAVDARLLVATPLAVLLLHSSFRRRLHLAEERSAWRQLAETTDALNSVDLDAVLRTASSGAARLFSARTVEIEFQHGPQRRLVRGDEHGLRYDGPADHAVPGVGGDLVTVPLGATGGTEWAAGALRLALAGAGLSDRERYTLRTFGAALTTAIRNAIAYAQVIDLAARHEHDATHDPLTGLANRRHLRERLTATLADRHSLPRTALTLIDLDHFKEVNDTLGHSAGDQVLVEVARRLDRAAAGNLVARLGGDEFAILLTGHAAPARAEHQAARILQVLHDPMDLNGIRISLRASAGLATADGNASTEELLRRADVAMYQAKESGRGLTRYDRSRDTADPDRLALRGELPAALAGHHYAVGFDPIVDLGSGSAVAAEAVVRWGNADLGDQPAAGILALVERSGWLAEFTRGMFDRTLAATRLLRDAGFELPVSIGISARSLLDTGFPADVRHQLDAHRVPADQLIVELTETTGISCPDMALSALHQLHDDGVRIAFAGFGTSDAPLSALLRIPVHLVKVDHRLLAVPENSPAALRSLVGLGRDLAHTVVANGVSTTGQRRTLWELGCAAGQGSLFGPAAANVDELVAMLRLGRDGVVGALAPSLHPGANIVRMPRLRRAGSG, translated from the coding sequence GTGGATGAAGCTGTCCAGGCGGGAAGTGAGGCGACGGCAACGGTGCGTGGCGACGGGGTGGATCGGCGGCTGACGCCGCTCGTCGGGCTCATCGTCTGCTGTGGTCTGGTGGCGATGGCATGGGCGGTGTCCGGGATCGGCGCACCGCCCAGCCTCCCCGCCCTCTACTACCCCCTGGTGCTCACCAGCCTCGTCGCTGTCGCGAGTGGCTGCACCGTACCGATCCGGATCCGAACCCCGCAGGGCATCTCGCCGACCAGCGCCGCGGTGCTGGTGTCGGTCGCGGTGCTGCCGGCGCACTGGGTCGTCGTGTGCACGGCCGTAGGCGTGGCCGTCGGGCGTTCCGTCGCCCGGTCCACGCCGGTCAAGGTGGCGTTTGCCACGGCTAAGGAATCGATCGGCGCGCTGGCCGCGGCGGCAGCCGCGATGTGGGCCGGTCTCGTGCCGGTGCTGGGCGGCACCAGCCACCTCACCCGCTCCTGGACGGTCACCGTCGTCTCGCTCTGCGTCGCGGCGCTGGCCTACGCGGTGGTCGACGAGACGCTGCCGGTGCCGGTGGTCGCGCTTGCCGACCGGACGTCCTGGCGGCGGGTGGTGCGCCGGGGCGCTCGGATGCGGGCCGGTGTGAAGGTCGCCACGTTGCTGCTCGCCCTGGCCACGGTGGTGGTGGTGGCGGTCGACGCACGCCTGCTGGTGGCCACCCCGTTGGCGGTCCTGCTGCTGCACTCGAGCTTTCGACGGCGGCTGCATCTGGCTGAGGAACGGTCTGCCTGGCGGCAGTTGGCCGAGACCACCGACGCCCTCAACAGTGTGGACCTCGACGCGGTACTGCGCACCGCGTCGTCCGGAGCCGCGCGGCTCTTCTCGGCCCGAACCGTCGAGATCGAGTTCCAGCACGGCCCGCAGCGACGCCTGGTGCGGGGCGATGAGCACGGCCTACGGTACGACGGTCCGGCCGATCATGCGGTGCCCGGTGTCGGTGGTGACCTGGTGACGGTGCCGCTCGGCGCCACCGGTGGCACCGAGTGGGCCGCCGGTGCGCTGCGGCTCGCCCTCGCCGGCGCGGGTCTGTCCGACCGCGAGCGCTACACGTTGCGTACCTTCGGCGCGGCGCTGACCACCGCGATCCGCAACGCCATCGCCTACGCACAGGTGATCGACCTTGCGGCCCGGCACGAGCACGACGCCACCCATGATCCGCTGACCGGCCTGGCCAACCGTCGACACCTGCGGGAACGACTCACCGCCACCTTGGCCGACCGGCACAGCCTGCCGCGTACCGCCCTGACGCTGATCGATCTCGATCATTTCAAAGAGGTCAACGACACGCTCGGGCACTCCGCTGGCGACCAGGTTCTGGTGGAGGTCGCCCGACGACTGGACCGGGCGGCCGCCGGTAACCTTGTGGCCCGGCTGGGTGGCGACGAGTTCGCCATTCTGCTCACCGGACACGCGGCACCGGCCCGCGCCGAGCACCAAGCGGCACGGATCCTGCAGGTGCTGCATGACCCGATGGATCTCAACGGGATCCGGATCAGCCTTCGGGCCAGCGCCGGACTGGCCACGGCGGACGGCAACGCCAGCACCGAGGAACTGTTGCGGCGGGCGGACGTCGCGATGTACCAGGCCAAGGAGAGCGGCCGCGGGCTGACCAGGTACGACCGTAGTCGGGACACCGCTGACCCGGACCGGCTGGCCCTGCGCGGGGAGCTCCCCGCCGCGCTGGCCGGTCACCACTACGCGGTCGGCTTCGACCCGATCGTCGATCTCGGCAGCGGGTCGGCGGTCGCCGCCGAGGCGGTGGTGCGGTGGGGCAACGCCGACCTCGGTGACCAGCCGGCGGCCGGGATACTCGCGCTGGTCGAGCGCTCCGGCTGGCTCGCCGAGTTCACCCGGGGGATGTTCGACCGGACGCTCGCCGCCACCCGGCTGCTACGGGACGCCGGCTTCGAGCTCCCCGTGTCCATCGGCATCTCCGCGCGGAGCCTGCTGGATACCGGGTTCCCCGCCGACGTGCGGCACCAGTTGGATGCGCACCGCGTGCCAGCCGACCAGCTGATCGTCGAACTCACCGAGACGACCGGGATCAGCTGCCCGGACATGGCGCTGAGTGCCCTGCACCAGTTGCATGACGACGGGGTGCGGATCGCGTTCGCCGGATTCGGCACCTCCGACGCGCCGCTCTCCGCGCTGCTCCGCATTCCAGTGCACCTGGTGAAGGTCGACCACCGGCTGCTCGCCGTACCGGAGAACTCGCCTGCCGCGCTGCGGTCACTGGTCGGCCTGGGCCGCGACCTCGCACACACCGTGGTCGCCAACGGGGTGTCCACCACGGGACAGCGACGGACGCTGTGGGAGCTGGGCTGCGCCGCAGGTCAGGGCAGTCTGTTCGGTCCGGCCGCCGCCAACGTCGACGAACTGGTCGCGATGCTGCGCCTTGGCCGAGACGGGGTCGTTGGCGCGCTCGCCCCGAGCCTGCATCCGGGAGCGAACATCGTCCGGATGCCGCGGCTGCGTCGGGCCGGATCAGGGTGA